CGACCTCTTGTTCAATGGACGGCCGGAGGTACGGGCCAAGCCCCTGTCCGGTGACCAGGTCCACGCGGCGACCAAGGAGGTCCTCAAGGTAGTATGCCAGCTCCATGAAATTCCGGAACGTGGTTTCCCCCGGCGCAAACTCGACTAATATGTCGATGTCACTGTTCGGCCTGTCCTCTCCCCGGACGGTGGATTCGAAAATCCCGATCTTGGCCACGCCGAATCGTTTCCGGATGTAAGGGAGCACCTATTCGAGCCTCCCGATAACGGATCGCT
Above is a genomic segment from Methanomicrobiales archaeon containing:
- a CDS encoding nucleotidyltransferase family protein; this encodes MLPYIRKRFGVAKIGIFESTVRGEDRPNSDIDILVEFAPGETTFRNFMELAYYLEDLLGRRVDLVTGQGLGPYLRPSIEQEVVWVEA